A window of the Halorussus pelagicus genome harbors these coding sequences:
- a CDS encoding DJ-1/PfpI family protein, which yields MSGKKLLMVVGDFGEDYEIMVPFQALQAVGHEVDAVCPEKEGGDTVKTAVHDFRGDQTYVESRGHDFELTATMSEVDPAEYDGLVLPGGRAPEYLRTYDEVLKAVRHFFEEDKPVAAICHAAQILAAADVIAGRTCAAYSALESDVEGAGGDYYDGVTTDGNLVTGRDWSDHVEWLSQFLDLLGTEISHGGAMETEAAED from the coding sequence ATGTCCGGAAAGAAACTCCTGATGGTCGTCGGCGACTTCGGCGAGGACTACGAGATAATGGTACCGTTTCAGGCCCTGCAAGCGGTTGGTCACGAGGTAGACGCGGTCTGTCCCGAGAAGGAAGGCGGCGACACTGTCAAGACCGCCGTCCACGACTTCCGGGGCGACCAGACCTACGTCGAATCGCGCGGCCACGACTTCGAGTTGACCGCGACGATGAGCGAGGTGGACCCCGCAGAGTACGACGGACTGGTCCTCCCCGGCGGGCGCGCGCCGGAGTACCTCCGGACGTACGACGAGGTTCTAAAAGCGGTTCGACACTTCTTCGAGGAAGACAAACCGGTCGCGGCCATCTGTCACGCGGCCCAGATTCTCGCGGCCGCAGACGTTATCGCGGGCCGGACCTGCGCGGCTTACTCGGCGCTCGAATCCGACGTGGAGGGCGCGGGCGGCGACTACTACGACGGCGTGACGACCGACGGAAACCTCGTGACGGGCCGCGACTGGAGCGACCACGTCGAGTGGCTCTCGCAGTTCCTCGACCTGCTGGGAACCGAAATCAGCCACGGCGGGGCGATGGAGACCGAAGCGGCCGAAGACTGA
- a CDS encoding phosphoribosyltransferase, producing MFRDRTDAGRQLAELLDDYDVTADVVLGIPRGGLPVARAVADALGVPLDVVVASKIGAPNNPELAVGAVASDGSIWRNDDLIDRLGVDDEYVERERDSETETARTKLERYRGTDELPDVQGRRVVMVDDGLATGATTIAALRQVRAAGASHVVLAVPVGSPDAVERLRAETEEVVAVETPPHFGSVGTFYESFKQVSDEEAMSYLER from the coding sequence ATGTTTCGAGATAGAACCGACGCCGGGCGACAACTCGCCGAATTACTCGACGACTACGACGTGACCGCCGACGTAGTGCTGGGGATACCGCGGGGCGGTCTCCCGGTCGCGCGCGCTGTCGCCGACGCCCTCGGGGTTCCCTTGGACGTGGTGGTCGCGTCGAAAATAGGCGCACCGAACAACCCGGAACTCGCGGTCGGCGCGGTGGCCAGCGACGGATCAATCTGGCGAAACGACGACCTCATCGACCGCCTCGGGGTGGACGACGAGTACGTCGAGCGCGAACGCGACTCGGAGACCGAGACCGCACGGACGAAACTGGAACGGTACCGCGGCACCGACGAACTCCCGGATGTACAGGGCAGGCGCGTAGTCATGGTGGACGACGGACTTGCCACGGGCGCGACGACCATCGCGGCGCTCCGGCAGGTGAGGGCCGCGGGCGCGAGCCACGTCGTCCTCGCCGTGCCGGTGGGGTCGCCCGACGCCGTCGAGCGACTGCGGGCCGAGACCGAGGAGGTCGTCGCCGTCGAGACGCCGCCGCACTTCGGCTCGGTTGGGACGTTCTACGAGTCGTTCAAGCAGGTCTCCGACGAGGAGGCGATGTCGTACCTCGAACGCTGA
- a CDS encoding transcription initiation factor IIB → MTSTRIQSYDEQTSVTEPERTDEAETEREDEQVCPECGGAVTADEEHGETVCSECGLVVEEDNVDRGPEWRAFDSSEKDEKSRVGAPTTKMMHDKGLSTNIGWQNKDAYGNSLGSKQRQKMQRLRKWNERFRTRDSKERNLKQALGEIDRMASALGLPEDVRETASVIYRRALDEDLLPGRSIEGVATSALYAAARQTGTPRSIDEVANVSRIDEMEFKRTYRYIVRELSLQIQPADPEQYVGRFASELGISDEAERRARELLRTAKRQGLHSGKSPVGLAAAAVYAGPLLTNEKVTQAEVSDVAQVSEVTIRNRYHELLEASDDGVVAA, encoded by the coding sequence ATGACGAGTACACGCATCCAGAGCTACGACGAACAGACCAGCGTAACTGAACCGGAGCGAACCGACGAGGCCGAGACCGAACGCGAGGACGAACAGGTATGCCCCGAGTGTGGCGGCGCGGTCACCGCCGACGAGGAACACGGCGAGACAGTCTGTAGCGAGTGCGGTCTCGTCGTCGAAGAGGACAACGTGGACCGCGGCCCGGAGTGGCGAGCGTTCGACTCCAGCGAGAAGGACGAGAAGTCCCGCGTCGGCGCGCCGACGACCAAGATGATGCACGACAAGGGTCTCTCGACCAACATCGGCTGGCAGAACAAGGACGCCTACGGCAACTCCCTCGGAAGCAAGCAGCGCCAGAAGATGCAGCGGCTTCGCAAGTGGAACGAGCGCTTCCGCACGCGTGACAGCAAGGAGCGCAACCTCAAGCAGGCGCTCGGCGAAATCGACCGGATGGCCTCCGCGCTCGGTCTCCCCGAGGACGTACGCGAGACGGCGTCGGTCATCTATCGGCGCGCGCTCGACGAGGACCTCCTTCCGGGCCGCTCCATCGAAGGCGTCGCCACCAGCGCGCTCTACGCCGCGGCCCGGCAGACCGGGACGCCCCGGTCCATCGACGAGGTGGCCAACGTCAGCCGAATCGACGAGATGGAGTTCAAGCGGACCTACCGCTACATCGTCCGCGAACTGAGCCTCCAGATTCAGCCCGCGGACCCCGAGCAGTACGTCGGCCGATTCGCCAGCGAACTCGGCATCTCCGACGAGGCGGAACGCCGCGCCCGCGAACTGCTCCGGACGGCCAAGCGACAGGGTCTCCACAGCGGCAAGTCGCCCGTGGGGCTGGCCGCCGCCGCGGTGTACGCCGGACCGCTCCTGACCAACGAGAAGGTCACGCAGGCCGAGGTCAGCGACGTGGCGCAGGTGAGCGAAGTGACGATTCGGAACCGCTACCACGAACTGCTCGAAGCCTCCGACGACGGCGTCGTCGCGGCCTAA
- a CDS encoding arylsulfotransferase family protein gives MSNESKLRLSRPWLVRGVVLLVVASLLAPSAVSALTHEPSDTDLQKGTIESPANGTTVISIQGFKFQGQANGKKPARLVGVGPRGDVQWIHEGSELDVTWFYDVDPVNGSNLLVTGTRKGGTTIYEYDPQADEIVWRERFDEAHDTHDVDLINGDQLLVANMRNYDPEDDVNEDRIFIYDRGTDEVVWEWQFRDHTDWTKKQGGTFAAEKAKNSDWTHVNDVDKIAESQYLLSPRNMDQVMVVNRSTKAIDMRLGSDDDYSVMNEQHNPTYMESDNGTPTILVADSHGDRVVEYAKRGGEDADWKRTWEVGSRQSFNWPRDADRLPNGNTLIVDSNNHRVLEVNSQGEIVWEFYSPWAPYDVERMTYGDEAMGTDDRPTAADQNAEGDYDLTGSAGLTPGTGDKLTFSQWLTAAFAGTPVSEPVGSFATQWSKIAPWVRPVWMGPWDFVGAVVAGLLLVVWTLGELLYNRRRISNGVRRRIA, from the coding sequence ATGTCGAACGAGTCGAAGTTGCGACTCTCGCGGCCTTGGTTGGTACGCGGCGTGGTGCTGTTGGTCGTTGCCTCGCTGCTCGCCCCCTCCGCGGTCTCCGCCCTCACACACGAACCGAGCGATACGGACCTCCAGAAGGGAACTATCGAATCACCCGCGAACGGGACGACGGTCATCTCCATTCAGGGTTTCAAGTTCCAAGGACAAGCGAACGGTAAGAAGCCCGCCCGTCTCGTCGGCGTCGGTCCCCGCGGCGACGTGCAGTGGATTCACGAGGGGTCCGAACTCGACGTGACGTGGTTCTACGACGTGGACCCGGTCAACGGGAGTAACCTCCTCGTCACTGGCACCCGCAAAGGCGGGACGACCATCTACGAGTACGACCCGCAGGCCGACGAAATCGTCTGGAGAGAGCGCTTCGACGAGGCCCACGACACCCACGACGTTGACCTCATCAACGGCGACCAGTTGCTCGTCGCCAACATGCGCAACTACGACCCCGAGGACGACGTCAACGAGGACCGAATCTTCATCTACGACCGCGGGACCGACGAAGTCGTCTGGGAGTGGCAGTTCCGCGACCACACTGACTGGACGAAAAAGCAGGGCGGCACCTTCGCCGCCGAGAAAGCGAAGAACTCCGACTGGACCCACGTCAACGACGTGGACAAAATCGCCGAGAGCCAGTATCTCCTCTCGCCCCGGAACATGGACCAAGTGATGGTCGTCAACCGCTCCACGAAGGCTATCGACATGCGCCTCGGGAGCGACGACGACTACAGCGTGATGAACGAACAGCACAACCCGACCTACATGGAGAGTGACAACGGGACACCGACCATCCTCGTCGCCGACAGCCACGGCGACCGCGTGGTCGAGTACGCCAAGCGCGGCGGTGAAGACGCCGACTGGAAGCGGACGTGGGAGGTCGGGTCGCGCCAGAGCTTCAACTGGCCCCGCGACGCCGACCGCCTGCCCAACGGCAACACCCTCATCGTGGACTCGAACAACCACCGCGTCCTCGAAGTCAACTCCCAGGGCGAAATCGTCTGGGAGTTCTACTCGCCGTGGGCACCCTACGACGTAGAGCGCATGACCTACGGCGACGAGGCGATGGGCACCGACGACCGGCCCACCGCCGCCGACCAGAACGCGGAAGGCGACTACGACCTCACCGGGAGCGCGGGTCTCACGCCCGGTACCGGCGACAAACTGACCTTCTCGCAGTGGCTGACCGCCGCGTTCGCCGGAACGCCCGTCTCCGAACCGGTCGGGTCGTTCGCCACCCAGTGGTCGAAGATAGCGCCGTGGGTCCGACCGGTTTGGATGGGTCCGTGGGACTTCGTTGGCGCGGTCGTCGCCGGACTCCTGTTGGTCGTGTGGACTCTCGGCGAACTCCTCTACAACCGCAGGCGAATCTCGAACGGCGTCAGACGCCGCATCGCCTGA
- a CDS encoding CBS domain-containing protein, protein MTVEDIARDDVVTTRANASIADVAVTMREENVGSVVVTEDDQPTGIVTDRDVALQVVADDKSDLTAADVMTTDPATIPGRAGVFELTDAMRSAEVRRMPVVDDDGNLAGIVALDDLNRLLVNELDNLADVIESESPSY, encoded by the coding sequence ATGACAGTCGAAGACATCGCCAGAGACGACGTAGTAACGACCCGAGCGAACGCATCGATAGCCGACGTAGCGGTGACGATGCGCGAGGAGAACGTCGGAAGCGTGGTCGTGACCGAGGACGACCAACCGACGGGAATTGTCACCGACCGCGACGTGGCGCTCCAAGTTGTCGCCGACGACAAGAGCGACCTGACCGCGGCCGACGTGATGACAACCGACCCGGCGACGATACCCGGACGCGCGGGCGTGTTCGAGTTGACCGACGCCATGCGCTCGGCGGAAGTCCGGCGAATGCCGGTCGTAGACGACGACGGGAATCTCGCGGGCATCGTCGCTCTCGATGACCTGAATCGCCTGCTCGTCAACGAGTTGGACAACCTCGCGGACGTAATCGAAAGCGAGTCGCCGTCGTACTGA
- a CDS encoding Eco57I restriction-modification methylase domain-containing protein translates to MVSQSALLDSLHGISARIDGEMSEKDVENAFLNEDFYTTLGYSGAGHDLRSEWKLPDDRRPDYVTLDDNESVTAVYEFKTSGRSLTPHEDQLFHYVDTLKADYGILTNGSELRLYKREDHERLLSISLEQASKSDAANLVSALEKPEWDITDPASVETYLDTLDSVELDGELGREHFFDTFRLEPDSPFADLVTAMVDLLRELRDEQETKFVKGAYDFWEASYASEPDDVPPSWEEFIDGEQSLRDFMFCLESGHALLARLLLAKATEDHDFFPSEKGLRRYFDELGGFNDEISLDAYPVAANGMIEEMRNQLVESLFEDDIFIWWSDGYAEQTASQHDNPYSRFEDVAKEGSDVSRVSQATRERFSRAVSEVIFSVLKFDFSRIDGDPLGNLYQRYFDPETRKALGEFYTPQPVIDYIMDGVDYDVGVSEERIIDPSCGSGTFLVEAVERYIADVERYHDDPDWADHLTELCTRPHVVGLDIHPFAVLMAQIRFMVTILPKYREAKRERDDFTIRRLPIFRTDTLRNERELTGINLGDDGMKQMTLDATTEDNQDVKIPVPLPVEVDEDEVAESEREGDFLVQRIRMPLFDTVRVNAEIRNFGEYFAALQGVLDVVKYHMHEEMWEYRGGLAEGIDRYTDRDYDGIEEFFEPYVQDILDTVEYLRVEHGDGRLFKMFEDTVLSLVVKNYMEYDYVVGNPPYVRIQNLPDEQKAILDELYESTTGNYDIYCPFYERGLDWLAEDTGRLGFITPNQFMVTDYGEGIRNVMRREATVQEVYDFRDSGVFADATNYPAIVILEDEDDETARADNDIRSVRVKANVEDDTGRALDEEIVSAVRDHRDEPGYSDDYIDVFDFPQGELGDGYWSLMPPEELAVFRKLEENSDDRIGEITDSVFAGTQTSANKVYVVTPTNADRIEPNEGGNTVQIVPSGENKEYEIETDLLRPWLDGKDIQRWQADWSGQHVILPYKIEKTDDGKLESTLHSEGYLRENLPLTWDYFEEHKDKLESRESGKMEGQEDWYSFIYPKSHDRFERPKTIGAHISENARFMIDDTGVWYFKTAYGLQPLPEIEDLTEVIAAELNSKALDFYFKHITTVKAGGFYEYRAQYLEQLPCITEDKNGYFDTIQISGDKIVETIDLDNKTQRFPEAYLGDYDGPLGHIDYEWQTRRYPVDADIQQLADGRFAVTAGRSDEITDPLIDRGDREENKRRAKYVHAAVDGRNMKSGEEQTIPIPTTSEGVEQLLGTLEADERTVAETDIEQLEADIDRAVYDLFDLTDDERAVIEEYLEVF, encoded by the coding sequence ATGGTGAGTCAGTCCGCACTACTCGATTCCCTCCACGGAATTTCCGCTCGTATCGACGGAGAGATGAGCGAGAAGGACGTGGAGAACGCGTTTCTCAACGAGGACTTCTATACGACGCTGGGGTACTCGGGTGCGGGCCACGATCTGCGGAGCGAGTGGAAGCTCCCGGACGACCGGCGACCCGACTACGTGACGCTGGATGACAACGAGTCGGTGACGGCGGTCTACGAGTTCAAAACCTCGGGGAGGAGTCTGACACCGCACGAAGACCAGCTTTTCCACTACGTAGATACGTTAAAAGCGGACTACGGTATCCTGACAAACGGGTCGGAGCTTCGACTGTACAAGCGCGAAGACCACGAACGACTGCTCTCCATTTCGCTTGAACAAGCGTCGAAGAGCGACGCCGCGAATCTCGTTTCGGCGCTCGAAAAGCCCGAGTGGGACATCACGGACCCGGCGAGCGTCGAGACGTATCTTGATACGCTCGATTCCGTGGAGCTGGACGGCGAACTCGGGCGTGAACACTTCTTCGATACGTTCCGCCTCGAACCAGACAGTCCGTTCGCCGACCTCGTGACCGCGATGGTCGATTTGCTCCGAGAACTCCGCGACGAGCAGGAGACGAAGTTCGTGAAGGGCGCGTACGACTTCTGGGAGGCGAGTTACGCCAGCGAACCCGACGACGTACCGCCATCGTGGGAGGAGTTCATCGACGGCGAGCAGTCGCTTCGGGACTTCATGTTCTGTCTGGAGAGCGGCCACGCGCTGTTGGCGCGGTTGCTGTTGGCCAAAGCGACCGAGGACCACGACTTCTTCCCCTCCGAGAAGGGGCTTCGACGGTACTTCGACGAACTCGGCGGCTTCAACGACGAAATCAGTCTCGACGCCTACCCGGTTGCGGCCAACGGGATGATAGAGGAGATGCGAAACCAGTTGGTCGAAAGCCTCTTCGAGGACGACATCTTCATTTGGTGGTCCGACGGGTACGCCGAACAGACCGCCAGCCAGCACGACAACCCGTACAGCCGATTCGAGGACGTTGCAAAGGAGGGAAGCGACGTTTCGAGAGTGAGTCAGGCGACCAGAGAGCGGTTCAGTCGTGCCGTCTCGGAGGTCATCTTCTCGGTGCTGAAGTTCGACTTCTCGCGCATCGATGGCGACCCGCTTGGTAATCTCTACCAGCGATACTTCGACCCCGAAACGCGAAAGGCGCTCGGCGAGTTCTACACGCCCCAACCGGTCATCGACTACATCATGGACGGTGTGGACTACGACGTCGGGGTCTCCGAAGAGCGCATTATCGACCCTTCCTGTGGGTCGGGAACGTTCCTCGTGGAAGCCGTCGAGCGGTACATCGCGGACGTGGAACGCTACCACGACGACCCCGACTGGGCGGACCACCTCACGGAACTCTGCACGCGGCCCCACGTCGTCGGACTGGACATCCACCCCTTCGCGGTCCTGATGGCCCAGATTCGATTCATGGTGACGATTCTACCCAAATATCGGGAGGCCAAGCGGGAACGCGACGACTTCACGATTCGGCGTCTGCCGATTTTCCGGACGGACACGCTCCGCAACGAGCGCGAACTGACGGGCATCAATCTGGGCGACGACGGGATGAAACAGATGACCCTCGACGCGACGACGGAAGACAACCAAGACGTGAAGATTCCGGTCCCGCTTCCCGTCGAAGTGGACGAAGACGAAGTGGCCGAGTCGGAGCGCGAAGGCGATTTCCTCGTCCAGCGCATCCGGATGCCGTTGTTCGATACGGTGCGAGTCAACGCCGAGATACGGAACTTCGGCGAATACTTCGCGGCGTTACAGGGCGTCCTCGACGTGGTGAAGTACCACATGCACGAGGAGATGTGGGAGTACCGCGGCGGACTCGCGGAGGGCATCGACCGCTACACCGACCGCGATTACGACGGCATCGAGGAGTTTTTCGAACCGTACGTGCAGGATATCCTCGACACGGTGGAGTACCTGCGCGTCGAACACGGCGACGGTCGCCTGTTCAAGATGTTCGAGGACACCGTGCTGTCGCTGGTCGTGAAAAACTACATGGAGTACGATTACGTGGTCGGAAATCCGCCGTACGTCAGAATCCAAAACCTCCCCGACGAGCAGAAAGCGATTCTCGACGAACTGTACGAGTCTACTACCGGCAACTACGACATCTACTGTCCGTTCTACGAGCGCGGACTCGACTGGTTGGCCGAAGACACGGGACGACTCGGGTTCATCACCCCGAACCAGTTCATGGTCACGGACTACGGCGAAGGGATTCGAAACGTGATGCGCCGGGAAGCGACCGTGCAGGAGGTCTACGATTTCCGCGACTCGGGTGTGTTCGCCGACGCGACGAACTACCCCGCAATCGTCATTCTGGAAGACGAGGACGACGAGACGGCCCGCGCCGACAACGATATTCGGTCCGTCCGCGTAAAGGCGAACGTCGAGGACGACACCGGGCGAGCGCTGGACGAGGAAATCGTCTCGGCCGTCCGCGACCACCGCGACGAACCGGGCTACAGCGACGACTACATCGACGTGTTCGACTTCCCGCAAGGCGAACTGGGAGACGGGTACTGGTCGCTGATGCCGCCCGAAGAGCTAGCGGTTTTCCGGAAGTTGGAGGAAAACAGCGACGATAGAATCGGTGAAATAACAGATTCAGTATTCGCTGGGACGCAAACAAGTGCAAATAAAGTCTATGTGGTAACACCGACGAATGCAGACCGAATTGAACCCAATGAAGGCGGTAATACTGTTCAAATCGTTCCTTCAGGTGAAAACAAGGAGTACGAAATTGAAACCGACTTGCTTCGACCTTGGCTAGATGGGAAAGATATCCAACGATGGCAAGCAGATTGGTCGGGACAACACGTAATTCTCCCATACAAAATCGAAAAGACCGACGATGGAAAGTTAGAATCTACACTACACTCAGAAGGGTATCTGCGTGAAAATCTTCCATTGACTTGGGATTACTTTGAAGAACATAAGGACAAGCTAGAAAGCCGTGAAAGTGGAAAGATGGAGGGACAGGAAGACTGGTACAGCTTCATTTATCCTAAAAGTCACGACCGATTTGAGCGACCGAAGACTATCGGTGCGCACATCTCAGAAAACGCCCGATTCATGATTGATGATACTGGTGTATGGTACTTTAAAACAGCTTATGGGCTTCAGCCACTACCTGAGATTGAAGACTTGACAGAGGTTATCGCGGCAGAATTGAATTCAAAAGCACTTGATTTTTATTTCAAGCATATCACAACTGTCAAAGCTGGGGGTTTCTACGAGTATCGCGCTCAATACCTCGAACAACTTCCTTGTATCACAGAAGATAAAAACGGTTATTTCGATACTATTCAAATTAGTGGAGACAAGATTGTAGAAACCATTGATTTAGACAACAAAACCCAACGCTTCCCCGAAGCCTACCTCGGCGACTACGACGGCCCGTTAGGCCACATCGACTACGAGTGGCAGACCCGGCGGTACCCGGTGGATGCCGACATTCAGCAACTCGCGGACGGCCGATTCGCCGTCACCGCCGGGCGCTCGGACGAAATCACCGACCCGCTCATCGACCGCGGCGACCGCGAGGAGAACAAGCGCCGCGCGAAGTACGTCCACGCCGCCGTTGACGGCCGGAACATGAAGAGCGGCGAGGAACAGACGATTCCGATTCCGACGACGAGCGAGGGCGTCGAGCAACTGCTCGGCACGCTGGAAGCCGACGAGCGGACCGTTGCGGAGACCGACATCGAGCAACTGGAGGCCGACATCGACCGCGCGGTCTACGACCTGTTCGACCTGACTGACGACGAGCGCGCGGTCATCGAGGAGTATCTGGAAGTGTTCTGA
- a CDS encoding KTSC domain-containing protein, whose translation MKAITLGGERIECDELEEGRNGVVLSYADRVVGYVPYEQLACVAETRTPVASSSIRSIGYDDEEKALEIEFQSGGIYRYAEVAHSTYEAFLSARSHGSYFHENVRGQYDYRRVR comes from the coding sequence ATGAAGGCCATCACGCTCGGAGGCGAGCGAATCGAGTGCGACGAACTGGAGGAGGGCCGCAACGGCGTCGTCCTCTCGTACGCCGACCGGGTCGTCGGCTACGTCCCCTACGAGCAACTGGCGTGCGTCGCCGAGACCCGGACGCCCGTCGCGTCGAGTTCCATCCGGTCCATCGGCTACGACGACGAGGAGAAGGCGCTCGAAATCGAGTTCCAGAGCGGCGGCATCTATCGGTACGCCGAGGTGGCCCACTCGACGTACGAGGCGTTTCTGAGCGCCCGCTCTCACGGGTCGTACTTCCACGAGAACGTCCGCGGGCAGTACGACTACCGCCGCGTTCGATGA
- a CDS encoding GAF domain-containing sensor histidine kinase: MREYEEILNRMTDAFFALDDEWRFTYVNERAEGILRPAAASEVANDDLQGESIWETIPEAVDTRFYDKYHEAMAAQKAVNFEERYEPLDAWFDVHVYPSETGLSVYFRDISERKRLEADLRRRDEVFQRVYRVIADKSASFEEKIESLLAIGSDALDTDYGALSRVTDDEYVFEFAHPIDGEARPGDTQPLAETHCERAIVTEETLVAADITEDAPGLTDRAGYAEQGIKCYVGTPVLVDGDVYGTFCFYNDEPRRDPFSDWEITLVELMGNWVSYELEREWRETELSRQRDRFEEFADIISHDLRNPLNVAEGRLSLAREESDSEHLGVVADALGRIESIVEDTLTLAREGRTVSDTQSVSLADLATECWGMVESEAVEFTAADAGRIRADPDRLRRVFENLFRNAVEHGSPEASENTGEYDAPADRRSALTAEDRDAGVTTVRVGRLDGRGFYVEDDGQGIPDDERESVFDPGYTTSESGTGLGLAIVARIAEAHGWTVEITDGTGGGTRFQFENVEFV, from the coding sequence ATGAGAGAATACGAAGAGATACTCAACAGGATGACGGACGCCTTCTTCGCGCTGGACGACGAGTGGCGGTTCACCTACGTCAACGAACGCGCCGAAGGGATTCTCCGTCCGGCGGCCGCTTCCGAGGTGGCGAACGATGACCTCCAGGGCGAATCCATCTGGGAAACCATCCCTGAAGCGGTCGATACGCGGTTCTACGACAAGTATCACGAAGCGATGGCGGCCCAGAAGGCGGTCAATTTCGAGGAGCGCTACGAACCGCTCGACGCGTGGTTCGACGTTCACGTGTACCCCTCCGAGACGGGACTATCGGTCTACTTCCGAGATATCAGCGAGCGGAAGCGACTCGAAGCCGACCTGCGACGACGCGACGAGGTGTTCCAGCGCGTCTACCGAGTCATCGCGGACAAGTCGGCGTCGTTCGAGGAGAAAATCGAGTCGCTGTTGGCCATCGGTAGCGACGCGCTGGACACCGACTACGGCGCGCTCTCGCGTGTGACGGACGACGAGTACGTCTTCGAGTTCGCTCACCCCATCGACGGAGAGGCCCGGCCGGGCGACACCCAACCGTTAGCCGAGACCCATTGCGAACGGGCAATCGTCACCGAGGAGACGCTGGTCGCGGCGGACATCACCGAGGACGCGCCGGGTCTCACGGACCGGGCGGGCTACGCCGAGCAGGGCATCAAGTGTTACGTCGGGACGCCGGTACTGGTCGATGGAGACGTGTACGGTACGTTCTGCTTCTACAACGACGAACCCCGGCGCGACCCGTTCTCGGACTGGGAGATCACGCTCGTCGAACTCATGGGCAACTGGGTCAGTTACGAACTGGAACGCGAGTGGCGCGAGACCGAACTGTCCCGACAGCGCGACCGATTCGAGGAGTTCGCGGACATCATCTCCCACGACCTGCGGAATCCGCTCAATGTCGCCGAGGGGCGACTGTCGCTGGCCCGTGAGGAGTCCGATAGCGAACACCTTGGCGTAGTCGCCGACGCGCTCGGCCGAATCGAGTCCATCGTCGAGGATACGCTGACGCTGGCCCGCGAGGGCCGAACCGTCTCGGACACCCAATCGGTCTCTCTCGCCGACCTCGCAACGGAATGCTGGGGGATGGTCGAGTCCGAGGCGGTCGAGTTCACCGCTGCCGACGCCGGTCGAATCCGGGCCGACCCCGACCGTTTACGACGGGTCTTCGAGAATCTCTTCAGAAATGCCGTCGAACACGGGTCCCCCGAAGCGTCCGAAAATACCGGGGAATACGACGCTCCGGCCGACCGTCGGTCGGCGCTCACCGCGGAGGACAGGGACGCCGGGGTCACGACCGTCAGGGTCGGCCGACTCGACGGACGCGGCTTCTACGTGGAGGACGACGGGCAGGGAATCCCGGACGACGAACGCGAGTCGGTGTTCGACCCCGGCTACACTACGTCCGAATCCGGAACGGGACTCGGACTGGCTATCGTCGCGCGCATCGCCGAGGCCCACGGGTGGACGGTCGAAATCACCGACGGGACCGGCGGCGGGACCCGGTTCCAGTTCGAGAACGTCGAGTTCGTCTAA
- a CDS encoding DUF7576 family protein: MPKVYSEYDGGADVQYAGCIECETVIDLFETHPMFEDESVSEVGDVAVRTYHFCSDDCLGRWKRQRDSGQ, translated from the coding sequence ATGCCCAAAGTCTACAGCGAGTACGATGGTGGCGCGGACGTACAGTACGCCGGTTGCATCGAGTGCGAAACGGTCATCGACCTGTTCGAGACCCATCCGATGTTCGAAGACGAGAGCGTCTCGGAGGTCGGCGACGTTGCCGTCCGGACGTATCATTTCTGTAGCGACGACTGTCTGGGCCGGTGGAAGCGCCAGCGCGACAGTGGCCAGTGA